The following coding sequences are from one Paenibacillus sp. FSL R5-0912 window:
- a CDS encoding DUF4145 domain-containing protein, with protein MSQENILSVTIPPLIPSELMEEYRDFINPALREVVQATCLRRYLEGAIDLLLKDRLLSLADISESEWRKSDLDDKIVLVKEHIDKDLANKYFKIKNIGNKGAHYTAKRITPNEISNAVRHAVTIFEDLLVVYFKKHRIGTEGPVLTILSSLPPIKRVYILEKIWKQDRSNVWIIDKLSMAYLKSGDFQKSMNFLESVKDKIDEACYEDFVWKLENLQKNLHILDISGNVDDAARIFNILIKDEYFTKYPEFTNLFCVLVSGYNYK; from the coding sequence ATGAGTCAAGAAAATATTTTATCTGTTACTATTCCACCTTTGATTCCATCTGAACTAATGGAGGAATATAGGGATTTTATTAATCCTGCATTAAGAGAAGTAGTTCAAGCTACTTGTTTGCGTCGATATTTAGAGGGCGCTATTGATTTACTTCTGAAAGATAGACTTTTAAGTTTGGCTGACATCTCAGAGAGCGAATGGAGAAAGAGTGACCTTGATGACAAAATTGTTTTGGTTAAGGAACATATTGATAAAGATCTAGCTAATAAGTATTTTAAAATTAAAAATATTGGAAACAAAGGCGCTCATTATACTGCTAAAAGAATTACTCCTAATGAAATTAGTAACGCCGTTCGTCATGCGGTAACCATATTTGAAGATTTGCTTGTCGTCTATTTTAAGAAACATAGAATAGGTACTGAAGGCCCAGTACTTACAATACTCAGTTCACTACCTCCAATAAAACGTGTCTACATTCTTGAAAAGATTTGGAAGCAAGATAGGAGCAATGTATGGATTATTGATAAATTGTCTATGGCCTATTTAAAAAGCGGAGACTTTCAAAAAAGCATGAATTTCCTAGAGTCTGTAAAGGACAAAATAGATGAGGCTTGTTATGAAGATTTTGTGTGGAAATTAGAGAATTTACAGAAAAATTTACATATACTTGACATTTCAGGAAATGTTGATGACGCAGCAAGAATATTTAACATACTGATTAAAGATGAGTACTTCACTAAATATCCAGAGTTCACTAATTTATTTTGTGTATTAGTTTCAGGGTACAACTATAAGTAA
- a CDS encoding GTPase: protein MGKAIELAVLGRSNAGKSTLISVLLADIDLGNSLHQNNDKGKTKLNAKYCLYKECDNTTFEIKKNEKLLDYYLKSELNVDEVEEMGVALKKIEKNFADIIPEVKNLHESSLIDLPNNFNEIVKKYIDELSQRKLVEVLALSEQSPHLRDLIELIVVHTQASDIAKRIIDKNKLDYFSIIDTKGFGDATSLIHYEVPKADATIFMISDKYIDSDYKDMESTITDQVKKIPTILCARGQKLRENEINEINESNNVVSFFNENYADAFSEETTPAAKLKKYLKETGIIQTKTNSDKSMMELYLLDDDIFRTLPHILGKNEKTGKTIVTEHMCNNSKDIYCKIVEDILQRAVYAKIKEDESVQGLIEKMTNEKTSTEIRNYILSKCNKYIMQASISPVVNDKDLQRVYFDKTVQSVSKFIETVHRYIHGPQGGTTGHYAYNYDRLAISSYVCLEKCFEELQRDGIPNLDFAQIELIIRKVRRDICRYGKLAGYQEGYTAYIDYDKLCLAYDKESDKAGPWKGNFYAWEYSYENVRNEINNNAIFGVDLGKAQHAASIYYGVINRTVSNAVNGLLSTMPQEIDEFIIK from the coding sequence ATGGGTAAAGCCATCGAATTAGCTGTTTTGGGAAGATCGAATGCTGGTAAATCAACACTCATATCAGTTCTATTAGCTGATATAGACTTAGGAAATAGTTTACATCAAAATAATGATAAAGGAAAAACTAAATTAAACGCTAAATATTGTTTATATAAAGAATGTGATAATACCACATTTGAAATTAAAAAAAATGAAAAGTTGTTAGACTATTATTTGAAATCCGAGTTAAATGTTGATGAAGTTGAAGAAATGGGAGTAGCTTTAAAAAAAATCGAAAAAAATTTTGCTGATATAATACCAGAAGTGAAAAACTTACATGAAAGTAGTCTAATTGATTTGCCAAATAATTTTAATGAAATTGTAAAAAAATATATAGATGAACTGAGTCAACGAAAACTAGTAGAGGTTTTAGCCTTATCTGAACAATCTCCTCATTTGCGAGACTTAATAGAACTAATTGTTGTACATACACAAGCATCTGATATTGCAAAGCGAATCATTGATAAAAATAAGCTGGACTATTTTTCTATTATTGATACTAAAGGATTTGGTGATGCAACCTCATTAATTCATTATGAAGTCCCAAAAGCAGATGCGACTATATTTATGATATCAGACAAGTACATTGATTCTGATTATAAAGATATGGAATCTACAATTACTGATCAAGTAAAGAAAATACCAACTATATTATGTGCAAGAGGACAAAAATTAAGAGAAAATGAAATAAATGAAATAAATGAAAGCAATAATGTAGTTAGTTTCTTTAATGAAAATTATGCTGATGCTTTTTCAGAGGAAACAACTCCAGCGGCAAAACTCAAAAAATATTTAAAAGAAACAGGAATTATTCAAACTAAAACAAATTCAGATAAGTCTATGATGGAACTATACCTTTTAGATGACGACATTTTCAGGACATTACCTCATATTTTGGGCAAAAACGAAAAAACAGGTAAAACCATTGTTACTGAACATATGTGCAATAATTCCAAAGATATTTATTGCAAAATCGTTGAAGATATATTACAACGGGCTGTTTATGCAAAAATTAAAGAGGATGAGTCCGTTCAAGGTTTAATCGAGAAAATGACTAATGAAAAGACAAGTACGGAAATTAGAAATTATATATTGTCAAAATGTAATAAGTATATTATGCAAGCAAGTATTTCACCAGTAGTTAATGATAAGGACTTGCAAAGAGTATATTTCGACAAGACTGTTCAAAGTGTTTCAAAGTTCATTGAGACTGTTCATCGATATATACATGGTCCACAAGGTGGTACAACGGGGCACTATGCATACAACTATGATAGATTAGCAATTTCCAGCTATGTGTGTCTCGAAAAATGTTTTGAAGAACTACAGCGTGATGGAATTCCCAATTTGGACTTCGCTCAAATTGAGCTTATTATAAGGAAAGTTCGTAGAGATATTTGTAGGTATGGTAAATTAGCAGGATATCAAGAAGGTTATACAGCGTATATTGACTATGATAAACTGTGTTTGGCCTATGATAAAGAATCAGATAAAGCTGGCCCTTGGAAAGGTAATTTTTACGCATGGGAGTATTCTTATGAAAATGTTAGAAATGAAATAAATAATAACGCCATTTTCGGTGTAGATTTAGGTAAGGCTCAACATGCTGCATCCATATATTACGGCGTTATAAATCGAACAGTGTCAAATGCAGTTAATGGTCTGCTTAGTACGATGCCTCAAGAAATTGATGAATTTATAATTAAATAA
- a CDS encoding YdbC family protein: protein MVGIFKGWTKELRRISWNDKEAKYDIRELSPDHEKMGKGISWTKEEIVTQRVLLMVWDCSY from the coding sequence ATTGTCGGAATCTTCAAGGGTTGGACAAAGGAACTAAGAAGGATAAGCTGGAATGATAAAGAAGCTAAGTATGATATCCGTGAATTGTCGCCAGATCATGAGAAAATGGGCAAAGGTATCTCGTGGACTAAGGAAGAGATTGTTACGCAGCGGGTTTTGTTAATGGTTTGGGATTGTAGCTATTGA
- a CDS encoding type I restriction endonuclease subunit R, EcoR124 family, translating into MRQSSPFTAKEEQNAIGEILDETFEPSAMDSSAKEFLSLAIKDYNAMFKTKYGVESKEFQNYYCDLAKRVKNKEIDLLIVVGMFLTGFDAPTLNTLFVDKNLRYNGLMQAFSRTNRIYDSTKTFGNIVTFRDLEQATIDAIKCFGDDNTKNVVLEKSYREYMEGFTDVATGEARRGYVDVVKELQERFPNVEDIATEKDKKEFAKLFGEYLRIDNILRNYDEFSGLKALQTVDINDPEALGDFKSNHYVSDEDIVAMKEIKVLEIQDYRSSYNDIRDWLRREKNGKEKDNSSIDGDDVVFEVDLLKSQEINLDYILELIFENNKKVKDKVLLVEEVRRLIRSSVGNRAKESLVVDFINQTDLDNIQDKASIIDAFFSFAQTEQRPEAEELINTEKLNEEAAKRYILTSLKREYASENGTELNEILPKMSPLNPLYLTKKQSVFQKISAFVDKFKGVGGKI; encoded by the coding sequence TTGCGACAATCTTCTCCCTTTACTGCTAAGGAAGAGCAAAATGCTATAGGTGAAATTCTTGATGAAACTTTTGAACCTTCAGCAATGGATAGTAGCGCAAAAGAGTTTTTAAGTTTAGCCATTAAAGACTATAATGCCATGTTTAAAACCAAATATGGCGTAGAAAGTAAGGAATTTCAAAATTATTATTGTGACCTTGCTAAACGAGTAAAAAACAAAGAGATTGATTTATTGATTGTTGTAGGAATGTTTTTAACTGGTTTTGATGCACCTACACTAAATACTTTATTTGTTGATAAAAATCTTAGGTATAATGGTTTAATGCAAGCTTTTTCGAGAACAAATCGTATCTATGATTCGACTAAAACCTTTGGAAATATTGTTACTTTCCGGGATTTAGAACAAGCCACTATTGATGCGATTAAATGTTTTGGGGATGACAACACTAAAAATGTGGTGCTGGAAAAAAGTTATAGAGAGTATATGGAAGGATTCACTGATGTGGCAACGGGTGAAGCTCGTCGTGGTTATGTAGACGTTGTAAAAGAGCTACAAGAGCGGTTTCCTAATGTTGAAGATATTGCTACTGAAAAGGATAAAAAAGAGTTTGCGAAACTCTTTGGTGAATATTTACGTATTGACAATATTTTGCGGAATTATGATGAATTTTCAGGTCTAAAAGCTTTACAAACAGTAGATATTAATGACCCTGAGGCTTTGGGGGATTTTAAATCTAATCACTATGTAAGTGATGAGGATATAGTTGCAATGAAAGAGATTAAAGTACTAGAAATACAGGATTATCGTTCATCATATAATGATATTCGTGATTGGCTTCGTCGTGAAAAAAATGGAAAGGAAAAAGATAATTCCTCTATCGATGGGGATGATGTTGTCTTTGAAGTAGATCTTTTAAAATCCCAAGAGATCAATTTAGATTACATTCTTGAACTTATTTTTGAAAATAACAAAAAAGTAAAAGATAAGGTTTTATTGGTTGAAGAGGTACGTCGTTTAATTCGTTCTAGTGTGGGGAACCGTGCGAAAGAAAGTTTAGTAGTCGATTTTATCAATCAAACGGATTTAGACAATATTCAAGATAAAGCGAGTATTATTGATGCCTTCTTCTCATTTGCTCAAACTGAGCAAAGGCCTGAAGCAGAAGAATTGATTAATACTGAAAAACTTAATGAAGAGGCTGCAAAAAGATATATTTTAACTTCATTAAAAAGAGAATATGCCAGTGAAAATGGAACGGAGCTTAATGAAATTCTTCCTAAAATGAGTCCTCTTAATCCTCTGTACTTAACAAAAAAGCAGAGCGTTTTTCAGAAAATCTCTGCCTTTGTAGATAAGTTTAAGGGAGTAGGTGGAAAGATTTAA
- a CDS encoding HsdR family type I site-specific deoxyribonuclease: MFESGGYIWHTTGSGKTLTSFKAARSATELDFIDKVFFVVDRKDLDFQTMKEYQRFSPDSVNGSESTAGLKRNIEKDDNKIIVTTIQKLNNLIKSETELPIYNKQVVFIFDEAHRSQFGEAQKNINKKFKKFYQFGFTGTPIFLENALGSETTASVFGRELHTYVITDAIRDEKVLKFKVDYIDVRPKFKTIEKEQDEKKLSAAENKEALLHPERIKEISQYILNNFKIKTHRLNANGKGFNAMFAVSHVDAAKLYYESLNNLQKGSSKPLKIATIFSLYC; this comes from the coding sequence ATTTTTGAAAGTGGCGGATATATTTGGCATACAACAGGCTCGGGAAAAACGCTTACGAGTTTTAAAGCAGCTCGTTCGGCTACTGAACTTGATTTTATAGATAAAGTATTTTTTGTTGTAGATAGGAAAGACCTGGATTTTCAGACGATGAAAGAGTATCAGCGTTTTTCTCCTGATAGTGTTAATGGTTCAGAAAGTACCGCAGGATTAAAGCGTAACATTGAAAAAGATGATAATAAAATTATTGTGACGACGATTCAAAAACTGAATAACCTAATTAAAAGCGAAACAGAGTTACCTATATATAATAAGCAAGTGGTATTTATATTTGATGAAGCCCACCGTTCACAATTTGGTGAAGCTCAAAAAAATATTAATAAAAAGTTTAAGAAGTTCTATCAATTTGGATTTACAGGTACGCCTATCTTCCTAGAAAATGCATTAGGTTCTGAAACGACTGCTTCTGTCTTTGGTCGAGAGTTACACACTTATGTAATTACGGATGCCATTAGAGATGAAAAAGTTTTAAAGTTCAAAGTAGATTATATCGATGTACGTCCCAAGTTTAAAACGATTGAAAAAGAACAGGATGAGAAAAAGCTATCGGCAGCAGAAAATAAAGAAGCATTACTACATCCTGAACGGATTAAAGAAATATCTCAATATATTCTTAATAATTTTAAAATAAAAACCCATCGTTTAAATGCGAATGGAAAAGGATTTAATGCTATGTTTGCTGTGAGCCATGTTGACGCAGCCAAACTTTACTATGAATCATTAAATAACTTACAAAAGGGAAGCAGTAAACCCCTTAAGATTGCGACAATCTTCTCCCTTTACTGCTAA
- a CDS encoding WGxxGxxG family protein, protein MNKLITSLACGTVLSMSLLGAGYTSAAAGTTGMGGTAPVTNSTTSDTRMGTMGNNMGNMDGRSTPMMNGRGNTMMNQTTGTMHRNETIMRDKIRTGDNSSVSPLNNTTPTGIYRAQSTTDDNDNGSNWGWLGLLGLLGLVGMRSRSGEHERH, encoded by the coding sequence TTGAACAAGCTGATTACAAGCCTTGCATGCGGCACAGTATTATCCATGAGTCTGCTCGGGGCCGGTTACACATCTGCTGCGGCTGGCACGACAGGAATGGGCGGAACAGCACCCGTTACCAACAGCACAACATCGGATACCCGAATGGGCACTATGGGCAACAACATGGGCAACATGGATGGCCGGAGCACACCAATGATGAACGGCCGGGGCAATACCATGATGAACCAGACCACAGGCACCATGCACAGGAACGAGACGATCATGAGGGATAAAATCCGTACCGGAGACAACAGCTCCGTCTCCCCTCTGAACAATACTACACCAACAGGCATCTACCGGGCACAGAGCACCACAGACGATAACGATAACGGCTCTAACTGGGGCTGGCTCGGCCTGCTCGGACTTCTGGGGCTGGTCGGTATGCGGAGCAGAAGCGGCGAGCACGAACGCCACTAA
- a CDS encoding M15 family metallopeptidase produces the protein MLTLDQVKSKSAGELGNLHPVLLAGATELIRRSYARGIPILITQGMRTIAEQNALYAQGRTKKGAIVTNARGGSSYHNYGLAIDFALLLPDGKSVSWDMKRDGDGDKVADWLEVAQEAKKLGFEWGGDWSSFKDYSHLQMTFGLTTAELRAGKHPTDQQVKDALSRMNGGDPEVNTEVKVNITLNGQKLTTGVLDSVTTYAPVRAIAEALGAKVTYDALSKTVNIIKK, from the coding sequence ATGCTGACTTTGGATCAAGTAAAGAGTAAATCGGCAGGGGAGCTTGGCAATCTGCATCCGGTACTGCTGGCGGGTGCTACTGAACTCATCCGGCGGAGTTATGCCAGAGGGATTCCGATCCTTATTACCCAGGGAATGCGTACCATTGCCGAACAGAATGCACTATACGCACAAGGGAGAACCAAGAAAGGCGCTATTGTCACCAATGCCAGGGGCGGCAGCAGCTATCATAATTACGGACTGGCGATTGACTTCGCACTGCTGCTGCCGGATGGCAAAAGCGTATCCTGGGATATGAAGCGTGACGGAGACGGGGATAAGGTAGCGGACTGGCTGGAGGTTGCACAGGAGGCGAAGAAGCTTGGTTTCGAGTGGGGCGGGGACTGGAGTTCCTTCAAGGATTACTCTCATCTGCAGATGACCTTCGGACTAACCACAGCTGAGCTTCGGGCCGGTAAGCACCCCACCGATCAGCAGGTGAAGGACGCATTAAGCCGGATGAACGGAGGTGACCCAGAGGTGAATACCGAGGTTAAAGTAAATATCACATTGAACGGACAGAAGCTCACGACCGGCGTGTTGGATAGCGTCACCACGTATGCTCCGGTACGCGCCATTGCCGAAGCGCTTGGAGCCAAAGTGACCTATGATGCGCTCAGCAAGACCGTGAACATCATAAAGAAATAA
- a CDS encoding YolD-like family protein — MGKKLEGNNLWDSNRTVLPEQMRIISRGERETWQSVRPVPDEHKLEEIEHTLALSLRSHVRVTIVLFDPLEHKLLSGFVTSIHTHSREFKLQWAEEWKWLNVDDIIDAYIV, encoded by the coding sequence ATGGGCAAAAAGCTGGAGGGCAATAACCTGTGGGACAGTAACCGGACCGTACTGCCGGAGCAGATGCGTATAATCAGCAGAGGTGAACGGGAGACGTGGCAGAGTGTCAGGCCGGTTCCGGATGAGCACAAGCTGGAGGAGATTGAGCATACGCTGGCTTTGTCGCTGCGGAGTCATGTGCGGGTTACTATAGTGTTGTTTGACCCTCTTGAGCACAAGCTGCTTAGCGGATTTGTGACCTCCATTCACACCCACTCGCGCGAATTCAAGCTGCAGTGGGCGGAGGAATGGAAGTGGCTGAACGTGGATGATATTATAGACGCCTATATCGTCTGA
- a CDS encoding zinc ribbon domain-containing protein translates to MPYCTACGAEYKQGAKFCGECGAGTEDNNAPAAARRPAADRVSGTSTETELWQGKPAGISDRLKGLIGLNNTRYTITTQRIMVKSGLIGKDVEEIELLRVNDFSVTQSIPDRILGIGTLTILSDDASSPQLPFRKIRKVQTVKDVLRQAVRNEKVANNISYREQI, encoded by the coding sequence ATGCCTTATTGCACAGCCTGTGGTGCGGAATACAAGCAAGGTGCCAAATTCTGCGGAGAATGCGGAGCAGGTACAGAGGACAATAATGCTCCGGCAGCAGCACGCCGTCCGGCGGCAGATCGGGTCTCCGGAACAAGCACAGAAACCGAGCTGTGGCAGGGTAAGCCTGCGGGCATATCCGACCGGCTCAAGGGGCTTATTGGACTCAATAATACCAGATACACTATTACAACCCAGCGGATTATGGTGAAGAGCGGACTGATCGGCAAGGATGTCGAAGAAATCGAGCTGCTGCGGGTCAATGATTTTTCCGTCACGCAGTCGATTCCGGACCGTATTCTAGGCATTGGAACCCTTACGATCCTCTCGGATGACGCTTCGTCACCGCAGCTTCCTTTCCGCAAAATCCGCAAGGTTCAGACCGTAAAAGACGTGCTGCGCCAAGCCGTCCGCAACGAAAAAGTCGCCAACAACATCAGCTACCGCGAACAAATTTGA
- a CDS encoding glycosyl hydrolase produces the protein MVGKVEQRVLRDLLDSASRLVGDVQWQAAFRSVLIFRSVLMSPADAELALPARKLLNTLYWLQGQGVISGQHDYLESPDEFSVKLKNTGGSYAGLHGYEMGAISNQTEQQISSQRQAVTDSAIRWHQAGGIVTMSYHANLPGTAPAWANVSMSLSEADFSSYITPGTAQYTAMIAELDKVAVYLKKLKDAGVPVLWRPYHEMNGGWFWWGQKSSFSTLWEIMFERYTVYHKLHNLLWVWCPNAKNQWCDEPAKYYPGSGRVDVLALDIYDADFKGSHHDSLWDLGRGKLIAIGENGELPPAALLAGSQNKWSYQMTWGKLLYEKNSDAVIKAFMKDNFVFTRDEYAAKAAAMDPSPGGIPKPGLYGQYYNNITLSGTPALTRTDANINFIWRQAAPDPAIRADLFSVRWSGRLSAVYSETYSIYTSSDDGIRVWIDGKLIIDSWMKQSGQERQGSVNLIAGKLHELKVEYYENQGDARAVLMWESPSQVKSVIPAGALYLP, from the coding sequence ATGGTGGGAAAAGTGGAACAGCGTGTACTCAGAGATCTGCTGGATTCCGCGTCACGGCTGGTAGGGGATGTACAATGGCAGGCTGCCTTCCGCAGTGTGCTGATCTTCCGCAGTGTGCTGATGAGTCCTGCGGATGCGGAGCTGGCCCTGCCGGCGCGTAAATTGCTGAACACCTTATACTGGCTGCAGGGGCAAGGCGTGATCAGCGGACAGCATGATTATCTGGAGAGCCCGGATGAATTCAGCGTGAAGCTGAAGAATACCGGCGGGAGCTATGCGGGCCTTCACGGCTATGAGATGGGTGCCATCAGCAACCAGACGGAGCAGCAAATCAGCAGCCAGCGGCAGGCCGTCACGGACAGTGCAATCCGCTGGCATCAGGCCGGGGGAATCGTAACGATGAGCTATCATGCCAATCTGCCGGGAACCGCTCCGGCCTGGGCGAATGTCTCAATGAGTCTCAGCGAAGCAGATTTCAGCAGCTATATTACTCCGGGAACGGCCCAATACACAGCGATGATTGCAGAGCTGGACAAAGTAGCCGTCTATCTCAAAAAACTGAAGGATGCCGGTGTACCTGTGCTCTGGAGACCTTACCATGAGATGAACGGCGGCTGGTTCTGGTGGGGGCAGAAGTCCTCCTTCAGCACGCTCTGGGAGATTATGTTCGAGCGGTATACTGTATATCACAAGCTGCATAATCTGCTGTGGGTGTGGTGTCCGAATGCGAAGAACCAGTGGTGTGATGAACCAGCAAAATATTACCCGGGCAGCGGAAGAGTAGATGTGCTGGCACTGGATATCTATGACGCGGACTTCAAGGGGAGCCATCATGACAGCCTCTGGGATCTGGGGCGCGGCAAGCTGATCGCCATTGGCGAGAATGGGGAGCTTCCTCCGGCAGCCCTGCTGGCGGGTTCCCAGAACAAATGGAGCTACCAGATGACCTGGGGCAAGCTGCTGTATGAGAAGAACAGTGATGCGGTGATCAAAGCTTTTATGAAGGATAATTTCGTGTTCACGAGAGACGAATATGCAGCAAAGGCGGCAGCAATGGATCCATCACCGGGCGGCATTCCTAAGCCGGGTTTGTATGGCCAGTACTACAATAACATTACGCTCAGCGGTACGCCCGCCCTCACCCGGACGGATGCCAACATCAACTTCATCTGGAGACAGGCAGCCCCTGACCCGGCTATTCGTGCAGATTTGTTCTCGGTACGCTGGAGCGGCAGGCTAAGTGCGGTGTACAGTGAGACTTACAGCATCTATACTTCTTCGGATGATGGCATCCGGGTCTGGATCGACGGCAAGCTGATTATTGACAGCTGGATGAAGCAGAGCGGGCAAGAGCGGCAAGGCAGTGTGAATCTGATTGCGGGTAAGCTGCATGAGCTGAAGGTGGAGTATTACGAGAACCAGGGGGATGCGCGGGCCGTGCTGATGTGGGAGAGCCCCAGCCAGGTCAAAAGCGTAATTCCGGCAGGGGCGCTGTATCTTCCTTAA
- a CDS encoding NucA/NucB deoxyribonuclease domain-containing protein — protein sequence MKAKKFITSLIIVVLLSLAAYYFEENGQLPSQTPSSDNSEVVRLEFPSGRYPETARHIQEAIRNGESSICTIDRNEAEENRKESLKGVPTKKGYDRDEWPMAMCAEGGAGADIEYITPSDNRGAGSWVGNQLEDFADGTRVEFMFK from the coding sequence ATGAAAGCCAAAAAATTCATCACCAGTCTCATTATTGTTGTTCTGCTCAGCCTCGCTGCTTATTACTTCGAGGAGAACGGTCAGCTCCCGTCCCAGACACCGTCTTCTGACAATTCGGAGGTTGTCCGGCTGGAATTCCCATCGGGCCGTTATCCGGAGACCGCCAGACATATTCAGGAAGCGATCAGGAACGGCGAGTCCTCCATCTGCACAATTGACCGGAATGAAGCCGAAGAGAACCGTAAGGAATCCCTGAAGGGCGTACCCACCAAAAAAGGTTATGACCGCGACGAATGGCCGATGGCGATGTGTGCAGAAGGCGGAGCCGGCGCAGATATTGAATACATAACCCCCAGCGATAACCGCGGGGCTGGAAGCTGGGTCGGCAATCAGCTGGAGGACTTCGCAGACGGTACCCGCGTAGAGTTCATGTTTAAATAG
- a CDS encoding YjfB family protein, producing MDIAALSVVMNQSSLLQAAGLQVMSIAKDQAQTDAQNMVQMLSQGAHPTLGKTLDIRA from the coding sequence ATGGATATTGCTGCACTATCGGTTGTCATGAACCAGTCCTCTTTACTGCAGGCTGCAGGATTACAGGTCATGAGTATTGCCAAAGATCAGGCACAGACCGATGCCCAGAATATGGTCCAGATGCTGAGTCAAGGCGCACACCCCACCTTGGGAAAAACACTTGATATTCGCGCCTGA
- a CDS encoding ImmA/IrrE family metallo-endopeptidase, whose amino-acid sequence MQSYYQMTALEKWTEDLYQRIAVRQPSDISIEYIAERLNIWIHYLDVRSKSIEASAGMYSMFIDNRLPPELQRLEFLHELCHLLRHAGKHTLMPEQFTQSQEDESERFILYAAMPYSMISARTLPELREDAVAELSSTFQVPVELALQRIDQIQRRIFQGQLMAVMERNEDRKLIHRHIR is encoded by the coding sequence ATGCAATCCTATTATCAGATGACTGCCTTGGAGAAATGGACAGAGGATTTATATCAGCGTATCGCTGTCCGCCAGCCGTCAGACATATCTATTGAATACATAGCCGAACGGCTGAATATCTGGATTCATTATCTGGATGTCCGAAGCAAGAGCATTGAGGCCAGCGCCGGAATGTACAGCATGTTCATCGACAACAGGCTCCCTCCCGAACTGCAGCGGCTGGAGTTCCTCCATGAGCTGTGTCATCTGCTCCGCCATGCCGGCAAGCATACTCTTATGCCTGAACAGTTCACACAGTCGCAGGAGGATGAATCAGAGAGGTTTATTCTGTATGCCGCCATGCCCTATTCCATGATCTCTGCACGGACACTGCCTGAATTGCGTGAGGATGCCGTGGCTGAGCTTTCCAGCACCTTTCAGGTACCTGTGGAGCTGGCTTTGCAGCGGATTGACCAGATCCAACGGCGTATTTTCCAGGGGCAATTAATGGCCGTAATGGAAAGAAACGAAGACAGAAAATTAATCCATAGACATATTCGCTAA
- a CDS encoding WD40/YVTN/BNR-like repeat-containing protein encodes MSTENIQTYQYNLDEMHGWKVTSAGSGMFRADNAIYQTADSGKTWDKLSDSENGTLPSGPVGAFTFSSADNGWLTINTPQPGTQRLYTTGDSGAHWTQEKLEVPDQYASSMFDPAPPVFFSSTSYGIMIPDHPEIQNAQGGNTSFFLFFVTQDYGQHWNAITDPTAGTWNSLSWDAAEIQDKEHYSWEIRIGHALWTSPDGKQWATSTETAHQRSSFHK; translated from the coding sequence GTGTCTACAGAGAACATTCAGACTTATCAATATAATTTGGATGAGATGCACGGTTGGAAGGTCACTTCTGCCGGTTCCGGGATGTTCAGAGCTGATAATGCGATCTACCAGACGGCCGATAGCGGCAAGACCTGGGATAAGCTCAGTGATTCGGAGAACGGAACCTTACCGTCCGGACCGGTTGGAGCATTTACATTCAGTAGTGCGGATAACGGCTGGCTAACCATCAACACTCCGCAGCCAGGGACGCAGCGGCTGTACACAACCGGAGATAGCGGAGCGCACTGGACCCAAGAGAAGCTTGAAGTGCCTGATCAGTACGCCTCTTCCATGTTTGATCCTGCACCGCCTGTTTTCTTCAGCTCAACATCCTATGGAATCATGATTCCGGATCACCCGGAGATACAGAATGCACAGGGCGGAAACACTTCGTTTTTCCTTTTTTTCGTAACCCAAGATTACGGGCAGCACTGGAATGCTATAACTGACCCTACCGCGGGTACATGGAACAGTTTGTCCTGGGACGCTGCTGAAATTCAGGATAAGGAGCATTATTCTTGGGAAATCCGTATTGGCCATGCCCTTTGGACTTCACCGGACGGCAAGCAATGGGCTACCTCCACGGAAACAGCACATCAAAGATCTTCGTTCCATAAATGA